The proteins below come from a single Gavia stellata isolate bGavSte3 chromosome 8, bGavSte3.hap2, whole genome shotgun sequence genomic window:
- the LOC104256621 gene encoding plasma membrane ascorbate-dependent reductase CYBRD1: MEDYGRFLALLVSALLVGFVSVIFSLVWVFHYREGLSWDGSPREFNWHPVLIITGFVFIQGIAIIVYRLPWTWKCSKRLMKFIHAGLNTIAMILAIVSMVAVFEYHNARNIPNMYSLHSWIGLTAVIFYSLQLFLGFAVFLLPFAPVHLRAALMPIHVYSGLTIFATVIATALMGITEKLIFSLKNPAYSASPPEATFVNCLGLLLVIFGALILWMASRPHWKRPPEDNAKVLRPIGGTPEGTEAESTMTDGSNADKSDLRINSEAARKQNLKLDEAGQRSTM; encoded by the exons ATGGAGGACTACGGGCGATTCTTGGCGCTGCTGGTCTCGGCGCTGCTGGTCGGCTTCGTGTCGGTCATCTTCTCCCTCGTCTGGGTCTTCCACTACCGCGAAGGGCTGAGCTGGGACGGCAGCCCGCGGGAGTTCAACTGGCACCCCGTCCTCATCATCACGGGCTTCGTCTTCATCCAGGGCATCG cTATTATTGTGTACAGGTTGCCCTGGACCTGGAAGTGCAGCAAACGCCTAATGAAGTTCATACACGCTGGATTAAATACCATAGCTATGATTCTTGCAATTGTTTCTATGGTAGCTGTGTTTGAATACCACAATGCCAGGAACATTCCTAACATGTACAGTCTGCACAGCTGGATTGGGCTGACCGCTGTTATATTTTATTCTCTCCAG CTTTTCTTGGGTTTCGCTGTCTTTCTGCTCCCTTTTGCTCCAGTTCATCTCCGAGCAGCTCTCATGCCAATACATGTTTACTCAGGTCTTACCATCTTTGCAACAGTGATTGCAACAGCTCTCATGGGAATCACAGAAAAGCTTATCTTTTCatt GAAAAATCCTGCATATAGTGCATCCCCACCAGAGGCAACTTTTGTCAACTGTCTTGGTCTTTTGCTTGTCATATTTGGTGCACTTATTTTGTGGATGGCAAGCAGGCCTCATTGGAAGCGCCCCCCAGAAGATAATGCTAAAGTTCTGCGGCCCATTGGAGGGACTCCTGAAGGCACAGAAGCAGAATCCACAATGACAGATGGTAGTAATGCAGATAAATCTGATCTGAGGATCAATAGTGAAGcagccagaaaacaaaacctcaaacTTGATGAAGCAGGCCAACGATCAACTATGTAA